The proteins below come from a single Balneolaceae bacterium genomic window:
- a CDS encoding aminotransferase class IV → MQVYLNGSFVEHNEAKVSVADRGFIFGDGVYEVTRIINGKPFREKEHLERLEQGLKSLKININHSVLDDIPKISRELLEKNDLLEGEAAIYLQITRGTAWPRTHTFPNPAVKPSIYLSASAFTPHTELHETGVDVITLADVRWTRCNIKTVQLLPNTLAKQQAQDAGVNSALLIRDGVITESPNANIFGVKDGELYTYPESNYILSGITRQVVLEIADKLDIPVHLNPIREEELFELDELFFSGTTTDIQPVTVINGKNLGTGKPGPVVKAIQEEHWKLLHA, encoded by the coding sequence ATGCAGGTATATTTAAACGGATCATTTGTTGAACATAATGAAGCGAAAGTTTCTGTCGCTGATCGCGGCTTTATTTTTGGAGATGGTGTTTATGAAGTAACCCGAATTATAAATGGTAAACCCTTCCGGGAAAAGGAGCACCTTGAACGATTAGAGCAGGGATTAAAATCACTTAAAATTAATATTAATCATTCTGTTCTTGATGATATTCCGAAGATCAGCCGTGAACTCCTGGAAAAAAATGACTTGCTTGAAGGAGAGGCAGCCATCTATCTTCAAATTACGCGCGGTACAGCATGGCCACGCACTCACACATTTCCAAATCCTGCCGTAAAACCGTCTATTTATCTATCAGCCAGTGCGTTTACACCACACACCGAACTGCATGAAACCGGTGTGGATGTCATTACTCTTGCAGATGTTCGGTGGACGCGTTGTAATATCAAAACAGTACAGCTTCTCCCCAATACCCTTGCCAAGCAACAGGCTCAGGATGCAGGTGTAAACAGTGCACTGTTGATTCGCGACGGAGTGATTACCGAAAGCCCGAATGCCAATATTTTTGGAGTGAAAGATGGGGAACTCTATACCTATCCGGAATCAAACTATATTTTGAGTGGAATAACAAGACAAGTTGTTCTGGAAATTGCCGATAAACTGGACATTCCCGTTCACTTGAACCCAATCCGCGAGGAAGAACTGTTTGAACTTGATGAGCTCTTTTTCTCAGGTACGACTACGGACATTCAACCGGTAACTGTAATTAACGGGAAGAATCTTGGTACCGGTAAACCTGGGCCCGTTGTTAAAGCGATCCAGGAAGAACACTGGAAGTTGTTACATGCATAG
- a CDS encoding metallophosphoesterase, with product MKIGICSDSHDHIEHVKKAVSFFKENRIKRVIHAGDYCSPFIIPLFEELDLHGVFGNNDGDKYLLMKKFDMINGTLYGDFSRIEEDGITFGVYHGTYPEITESLELCGKYDVVISGHTHEPKVDTIGDTLSINPGSVNGFDADPMVATFDTETRKVRFKELG from the coding sequence ATGAAAATAGGTATCTGTTCAGACTCACATGATCACATAGAACATGTCAAAAAAGCAGTTTCCTTTTTTAAGGAGAATAGGATCAAACGGGTAATTCATGCCGGTGATTATTGCAGTCCGTTTATCATTCCCCTATTTGAGGAATTAGATCTGCACGGTGTTTTTGGAAACAATGATGGTGACAAATACCTTTTGATGAAAAAATTTGATATGATCAACGGTACACTTTACGGTGATTTCTCCAGAATTGAAGAGGACGGGATAACATTCGGCGTCTATCATGGTACATATCCGGAAATTACGGAGAGCCTGGAGTTGTGTGGAAAATATGATGTTGTGATATCCGGCCATACACACGAGCCTAAGGTGGACACCATTGGTGATACTCTTTCAATCAACCCGGGAAGTGTGAATGGCTTCGATGCAGATCCTATGGTTGCCACATTTGATACCGAAACACGAAAAGTTCGGTTTAAGGAGTTGGGATAA
- the gatC gene encoding Asp-tRNA(Asn)/Glu-tRNA(Gln) amidotransferase subunit GatC — protein sequence MSVTKDDVQYVANLARLQLTDEEAENFKEDMNDILGYIDQLNELDTEDVEPLEHVTEITASKFREDEAKEPISHEDALKNAPDADSDYFRVPRVIE from the coding sequence ATGTCCGTAACAAAAGATGATGTACAATATGTAGCCAATCTTGCACGGCTGCAACTCACCGATGAAGAGGCCGAGAATTTCAAAGAGGATATGAATGATATTCTTGGATATATCGATCAACTGAATGAGTTGGATACAGAAGATGTGGAACCTCTGGAGCACGTGACGGAAATTACAGCCAGTAAATTCAGAGAAGACGAAGCCAAAGAGCCTATCAGCCACGAAGACGCCCTGAAAAACGCCCCGGACGCCGATTCTGACTATTTCCGTGTTCCAAGAGTCATAGAATAA
- a CDS encoding YfhO family protein, with protein sequence MARRKGKQGGPEPDFWDKLSTGKQHLLALGFLFLLPFFLHFSSTLGGQQYMGSDVIQWRAGAESLIEYKEETGEIAHWATNMFSGMPANTISHPPKVMNLDNTLLSFLDFIYPAAQMWILLGGAYLMFIMLGSRPLSAVFGAIAIGFTTYVALIIGAGHKAKFVAYIYIPWLYVGYLMITRSQKNRWISFFIFALALTLHLRAYHPQITYYFLFPLGTLFIYDWVKAIKEDQSKKFLKYSGWLVGAGIVAIFITFQMYWSTLEYSPYSMRGGTAAAGTDGLARDYAFGWSQGWGELLTLLIPGAYGGSELYWGPKSFTSGPHYFGAFAFLFFMFGLMKSSHKFKHLFLWPGVAAVLFSLGEHFGLLNNLMFGFFPLFDKFRVPETWLIMAIFCFSAISVFGLDWLITEIRKRMQKGNWKMPLFISSAIALGAILIALQGLSFEKPGERQQLEQRVAVQNNVSVDDPRVSQTVSNLLQTQIIPERKDLAQKDAIRFALLFVIGAGIIWAMGAGKIPISAGAISLCVILAYDLMSVDKRYMSESALVDDDTSREEVIQQRQRGLDQFVSENVSHEEGWEYRVFPILDNPFNNAIPAYFYPSVGGYSGAKLGYYQDLIDRYFRDFIGQMYRSGATNANTGVLNMLNVKYVTAPQPFSPPGFEVVHPTDQGVVMENLNVLPKAFFADSVAVMENQQEVLNQLTGDFDPTKTAYVTQESSLNIQADSTASVTVTEYNPNYISLDISRSEPGFLVLSEIWYPPGWTATLNGEEMDIIRTNYVLRGFEIPAGNHTLEMTLEPVWYTTGKWIARFGNLLLFGMGAIGIFIFFRNRDT encoded by the coding sequence ATGGCAAGACGTAAAGGAAAACAGGGTGGGCCGGAACCGGATTTTTGGGATAAATTGTCCACAGGAAAACAGCATCTGCTGGCTCTTGGATTTCTGTTTCTGCTGCCTTTCTTTTTACATTTTTCTTCCACTCTGGGCGGTCAGCAGTATATGGGGAGTGATGTTATTCAATGGCGTGCCGGTGCGGAGAGTTTAATTGAATATAAAGAGGAAACCGGAGAGATAGCCCACTGGGCTACCAATATGTTTTCGGGAATGCCGGCGAACACCATCTCCCATCCGCCGAAGGTGATGAACCTGGACAACACACTTCTCAGCTTTCTTGATTTTATCTACCCGGCCGCGCAGATGTGGATTTTGCTGGGTGGTGCCTATCTAATGTTTATTATGTTGGGCAGCCGTCCTCTCTCAGCTGTTTTCGGGGCGATTGCCATTGGGTTTACAACGTATGTTGCATTGATTATCGGTGCCGGCCATAAGGCAAAATTTGTGGCATATATCTATATTCCATGGCTCTATGTGGGATATCTGATGATTACCCGATCACAGAAAAACAGGTGGATCTCATTTTTTATATTTGCACTGGCGCTCACACTTCACCTTCGTGCATACCATCCCCAAATAACTTACTATTTCCTGTTTCCGCTCGGAACTCTTTTTATTTACGATTGGGTAAAAGCCATTAAAGAAGATCAGTCAAAAAAATTCCTGAAATATTCAGGGTGGCTTGTAGGAGCTGGTATTGTAGCTATTTTCATCACATTTCAGATGTACTGGAGTACACTGGAATATTCCCCCTACAGTATGCGCGGAGGAACGGCGGCGGCAGGTACAGATGGCTTGGCCAGGGATTACGCGTTTGGATGGTCGCAGGGTTGGGGGGAGCTTTTAACACTGCTGATACCCGGAGCTTACGGCGGATCTGAACTTTACTGGGGACCTAAATCATTTACCAGTGGTCCTCACTATTTTGGTGCGTTTGCCTTTCTCTTTTTTATGTTTGGTTTGATGAAATCTTCCCACAAATTTAAGCACCTTTTCCTCTGGCCGGGAGTTGCAGCGGTTCTCTTTTCACTTGGTGAACATTTCGGCCTGTTGAACAACCTGATGTTCGGGTTTTTCCCTTTGTTTGATAAATTCCGGGTTCCGGAAACCTGGTTAATCATGGCAATTTTCTGCTTTTCTGCAATTTCCGTTTTTGGCCTGGACTGGCTTATTACTGAGATCAGGAAGCGCATGCAGAAAGGGAACTGGAAGATGCCGCTATTTATCAGTTCTGCTATCGCTCTGGGTGCTATTTTGATTGCATTACAAGGACTCTCCTTTGAAAAACCGGGAGAACGCCAACAACTTGAACAGAGGGTTGCAGTTCAGAATAATGTTTCTGTAGATGATCCGAGAGTCTCTCAAACGGTATCGAATCTGCTTCAAACACAAATAATCCCCGAACGCAAAGATCTGGCTCAGAAAGATGCGATTCGATTTGCATTGCTGTTTGTGATCGGGGCTGGAATTATATGGGCAATGGGAGCCGGTAAAATACCGATCTCTGCCGGCGCCATTTCATTATGTGTGATTCTTGCATACGATTTAATGAGCGTGGACAAACGCTACATGAGTGAAAGTGCATTGGTTGATGATGACACATCGCGTGAGGAAGTCATACAACAGCGCCAGCGCGGACTGGACCAATTCGTGTCCGAGAATGTATCCCACGAAGAGGGTTGGGAATACAGGGTCTTTCCTATTCTCGATAACCCGTTTAATAATGCAATTCCCGCTTATTTTTATCCGTCGGTTGGAGGATATTCGGGAGCTAAATTGGGCTATTACCAGGATTTGATTGATAGATATTTTCGGGATTTTATTGGCCAGATGTACAGATCGGGGGCAACAAATGCCAATACCGGTGTTTTAAATATGCTGAATGTAAAATACGTGACCGCTCCACAACCGTTTTCTCCGCCGGGTTTTGAGGTTGTACATCCAACTGATCAGGGAGTGGTGATGGAAAACTTGAATGTACTCCCCAAAGCCTTTTTTGCGGATTCTGTGGCTGTGATGGAAAATCAACAGGAGGTTTTGAATCAACTAACGGGTGATTTCGATCCAACTAAAACTGCATATGTTACACAAGAATCTTCGTTGAATATTCAAGCGGATAGTACCGCCTCTGTTACAGTTACTGAATATAATCCAAATTATATTTCACTGGATATTTCCCGTTCTGAACCCGGTTTTTTAGTGCTTAGCGAAATCTGGTATCCCCCGGGCTGGACAGCTACTTTGAATGGAGAAGAGATGGATATCATCAGAACGAACTATGTGCTTCGGGGATTTGAAATTCCCGCTGGTAATCATACTCTTGAAATGACGCTTGAACCGGTTTGGTATACCACAGGAAAATGGATAGCGCGATTTGGGAACCTGCTTTTGTTTGGTATGGGGGCGATTGGGATATTTATATTCTTTAGAAATAGAGATACTTAA
- a CDS encoding sulfotransferase family 2 domain-containing protein has product MIRKRNIHSLHRRIRQQIVRLYLNIRHIFRLAARKLGLSGYQVHQIYLKNLDLIYIPIPKNACTSLKHAMHYLEYHESFDLSNYRKYGYQSLHDFYNKQRDAFTGIEALKKHNAFCFTVIRDPIDRFLSCYGNRVVQLGDLQKSRNKLDRIGLSSEPDLDTFALNLVEYRRMNPGIRHHTELQSNLLGGTLEYADKTFPFEELNSLQNMLNSYDSTLVMKSRKSGGPKFQLSDLSHSSLQFLLEFYKKDYELFSEFYSSEDVLKRYRTEHSTK; this is encoded by the coding sequence ATGATCAGAAAACGCAATATCCATTCCTTACATAGAAGAATACGACAGCAAATAGTTCGTCTGTATCTGAATATTCGCCACATATTTAGATTGGCAGCAAGAAAACTTGGTTTATCCGGATATCAAGTCCACCAGATTTATCTGAAAAATCTTGATTTGATTTATATTCCTATACCAAAAAATGCATGTACATCTTTAAAACATGCCATGCACTACCTTGAGTATCATGAATCTTTTGATCTCTCAAATTATCGAAAGTATGGATATCAAAGTTTGCACGATTTTTATAATAAGCAAAGGGACGCATTTACTGGTATTGAGGCATTAAAAAAACACAATGCATTCTGTTTTACAGTCATTCGCGATCCCATTGACCGGTTTCTGTCGTGCTATGGAAACAGAGTTGTACAGCTGGGAGATCTTCAAAAAAGCAGAAATAAACTCGATCGAATCGGGCTTTCTTCTGAACCTGACCTGGATACTTTTGCACTGAACTTAGTTGAATACCGGCGTATGAATCCCGGTATCCGGCACCACACCGAGCTGCAATCTAATCTTTTAGGAGGCACACTGGAATACGCGGATAAGACTTTCCCATTTGAAGAGTTAAATTCCCTGCAAAACATGCTGAATAGTTACGATAGCACTCTCGTAATGAAAAGCCGGAAATCAGGCGGACCCAAATTTCAATTATCTGATTTAAGTCATTCCTCGCTACAGTTCCTTCTTGAATTCTATAAAAAGGATTACGAATTGTTTAGCGAGTTCTATTCAAGTGAAGACGTTTTAAAACGATATAGAACTGAACACTCTACGAAATAA
- a CDS encoding glycosyltransferase has translation MNSQPLVSAIITTKNRADLLPRAIESVLNQTYKNIEIIVVDDGSTDDTAAVIAEYQKEHSIILIRNEESVGACRARNQGIERAQGEFVAGLDDDDEWHPERITLLLENYDDSFACITSNDKMVSSNRSVVWHKKKKITLNDLLYSNYVGNQVLAKKVRLMEIGGFDESLKAAQDYDLWIRLCEKFGPVKVIQKPLQTIHRGKSTERISNSKSQLHGYLSVYQKHKSKMNRDQRRYQLYNIRLAQGKIRSFFDILGWVPPKKLFKELKRWVANKYLL, from the coding sequence ATGAACTCCCAACCACTTGTCTCTGCAATTATCACTACCAAAAACCGGGCAGATCTACTGCCGAGGGCTATTGAGTCGGTTCTCAATCAAACCTATAAAAATATTGAAATAATCGTGGTGGATGATGGCTCAACAGATGATACTGCAGCCGTGATTGCAGAATATCAAAAAGAACACTCCATCATTCTGATTCGAAATGAGGAATCCGTTGGGGCCTGCAGGGCACGAAACCAGGGAATTGAACGGGCACAGGGAGAATTTGTAGCCGGTTTGGATGATGACGACGAGTGGCATCCAGAACGAATAACCCTGCTGTTAGAAAACTACGATGATTCCTTTGCATGTATCACATCAAATGATAAAATGGTCTCGTCAAACCGTTCTGTCGTCTGGCACAAAAAAAAGAAGATTACTTTGAATGATCTGCTTTATTCCAATTACGTAGGTAATCAGGTTCTCGCCAAAAAAGTGAGATTGATGGAGATTGGCGGGTTTGATGAATCCCTGAAGGCCGCCCAGGATTATGATTTGTGGATTCGGCTTTGTGAGAAATTTGGGCCTGTTAAGGTCATTCAAAAACCTTTGCAAACCATTCATCGGGGAAAATCAACCGAGCGAATTTCGAACTCTAAATCACAGCTTCACGGTTATCTTTCGGTCTACCAAAAGCACAAATCAAAAATGAACCGGGATCAGCGGAGATATCAACTCTACAATATTCGGCTGGCCCAGGGAAAGATCAGGTCTTTTTTTGATATTTTAGGTTGGGTTCCTCCAAAAAAACTATTTAAAGAACTGAAGCGCTGGGTTGCCAATAAGTACCTTTTATGA
- a CDS encoding ATP-grasp fold amidoligase family protein, which produces MVKYLLRKLFWGFFRHLLPDELYLKIRYWIELDEWPDLNQPRKFTEKIQYLKLHEQSGVRKKVANRTTAREYVKEKVGRDYLIPLIGIYDELTREIWDSLPNQFVLKANHGSAMLKIVFDKSQEEYHDLYHQTEKWKKFDYAEFGRERVYDGIPRTIVAEKLLLDKDGSIPPDYKFFCFHGRVEIIQVDIDRFNNQKRKLVDRDFTEIKATILHPKYKEDLECPENLDEAIDLAEKLSADFNFIRVDLYLLENKIYVGELTNYPGNGFQPFQPESMEYKVGDLLQL; this is translated from the coding sequence ATGGTCAAATATTTACTTAGAAAACTGTTTTGGGGATTTTTTCGCCACTTGCTGCCGGATGAACTCTACCTGAAGATTCGCTATTGGATAGAACTGGACGAGTGGCCGGACCTGAATCAACCCAGAAAATTCACTGAAAAGATTCAATATCTGAAATTGCATGAACAGTCCGGAGTTCGCAAAAAAGTGGCAAACCGAACCACTGCAAGAGAGTATGTCAAAGAAAAAGTTGGAAGGGACTATCTGATCCCTCTGATTGGAATTTACGATGAACTGACCCGCGAAATTTGGGATTCTCTGCCGAATCAATTTGTGCTCAAAGCCAATCATGGAAGCGCAATGTTAAAGATTGTGTTTGATAAAAGTCAGGAGGAATATCATGATCTGTATCATCAAACCGAAAAATGGAAAAAGTTCGATTATGCTGAGTTCGGTCGCGAAAGAGTATATGATGGCATTCCCCGAACCATTGTTGCTGAGAAGCTGCTGCTGGATAAAGATGGAAGTATTCCGCCGGACTATAAATTTTTCTGCTTTCATGGCCGTGTGGAGATTATCCAGGTAGATATCGACCGGTTCAACAATCAAAAAAGAAAATTAGTAGATCGGGATTTTACGGAGATCAAAGCAACTATTTTACATCCGAAATATAAAGAGGATTTAGAGTGTCCGGAAAATCTTGATGAAGCGATTGATCTGGCCGAGAAGTTGTCAGCTGATTTTAATTTTATCCGGGTGGACCTGTATCTGCTCGAGAATAAGATCTATGTTGGCGAGCTTACAAATTATCCGGGAAATGGATTCCAACCGTTCCAGCCCGAGTCGATGGAATACAAAGTAGGAGATTTGCTGCAATTATGA
- a CDS encoding glycosyltransferase, translated as MPKRPQITIAICTYNRAGYLKDTLDDLATQNVSPGKFEILVVNNNSKDGTETVCEIFSKTQPEYNFRYVLEKQQGLSFARNRAAREAETPVLIYIDDDVKLPRDFVKTAIDYSKKRPSTMCAGGRIHVTFDGADPDWIPDELMPMFGLHDLGDEDKFYPPSNFPRGGNMMIRKSIFDAFGWFDTHLGRKGTQLLGSEEKHYFEKLRKNGVELHYWADLELTHRIGSNRLEKEYLEQQSVGIGRSERMRVSETEFGTLKKLGTELVKFLGSLLLAVGYLAKGKTRAAGFIIQFRIWVLKGFLTPDLTKMNRDSS; from the coding sequence ATGCCAAAAAGACCTCAAATAACAATTGCAATTTGCACCTATAACCGTGCCGGCTACCTGAAAGACACGCTTGATGATCTTGCCACACAAAACGTGAGCCCCGGCAAGTTTGAAATACTCGTCGTAAACAACAACAGCAAAGATGGAACGGAAACAGTTTGTGAGATTTTTTCAAAAACGCAGCCGGAATACAATTTTAGATATGTATTGGAAAAACAGCAGGGGCTCTCGTTTGCCAGAAACCGTGCAGCAAGAGAAGCTGAAACCCCGGTATTGATTTACATTGATGACGATGTAAAACTCCCTCGTGATTTTGTAAAAACGGCAATTGATTATAGTAAGAAAAGGCCTTCAACGATGTGTGCCGGTGGCCGGATTCATGTAACATTCGACGGTGCAGATCCCGATTGGATTCCCGATGAACTGATGCCGATGTTTGGCCTACACGACCTGGGGGATGAGGATAAATTTTATCCGCCATCGAATTTTCCGAGAGGCGGGAATATGATGATTCGAAAATCTATTTTTGATGCATTCGGCTGGTTCGATACTCATTTGGGCCGAAAAGGTACTCAACTACTTGGAAGCGAGGAGAAGCACTACTTTGAAAAGTTGAGAAAGAACGGGGTTGAACTTCATTATTGGGCCGATCTTGAACTTACACACAGAATTGGCTCCAACCGGCTGGAAAAGGAATACCTGGAACAACAATCTGTAGGTATTGGCCGAAGTGAACGGATGAGAGTATCGGAAACAGAATTTGGAACGCTGAAAAAACTCGGAACTGAATTGGTAAAATTTTTGGGAAGTTTGTTATTGGCTGTTGGATATCTTGCAAAGGGAAAAACCAGGGCAGCGGGATTTATCATTCAGTTTCGGATTTGGGTATTAAAAGGATTTCTAACACCCGATCTTACGAAAATGAATCGGGATAGCAGTTAG
- a CDS encoding oligosaccharide flippase family protein, which yields MGIIVRQSISNTIIAYVGIALGFVLTILMFPHILTPDQYGLTRVLISASFISSQFAHLGFQNLVIRYYPFFKKAAPKRHGFLFWIITIPVAGFILFTIIYLLASDTIIQYYRERSPLFVDYYLWVLPLTLFIIYFEVLNNYLRSLRDSTTGSFVNEILQRFISILILAVYFFEWIGFQQFIALFIFSYLIQPLIIGIQIWRKRELQLTPNFSIIRKKLVKGMASYSLYSMLGGLTTVFVWNVDIMMLGSMAGLDDTAVYSIAFYIVSVITVPQQSIHKIAAPLMSDFIKKKQWKEVESIYKKSSLNQLIPGLLIFGLIWIHLDKLYMLLPEVYAAGVWVVFIVGIGKLTAMISGLNGVILSNSKHYRVSFYTNIILVAITIIANYLLIPTYGIEGAALASAMAIIIYNAVKYLYVLLIMGLQPLSSKTFWILLLGASTIYITHVWVDFSFIWLDIAIKSIIFPFTFMAPILYFKVSPDINKLLESLRSYLAR from the coding sequence TTGGGAATCATTGTTCGCCAGAGCATTTCTAATACTATAATTGCCTATGTGGGAATTGCCCTGGGGTTTGTACTTACAATCTTAATGTTTCCGCACATTCTTACTCCTGATCAGTACGGGCTGACCAGAGTCCTTATTTCAGCTTCGTTTATCAGCTCACAGTTTGCACATCTGGGCTTTCAAAACCTGGTGATTCGCTACTATCCGTTTTTTAAAAAAGCCGCTCCCAAACGCCATGGATTCCTGTTTTGGATTATCACGATTCCTGTTGCCGGGTTTATCCTTTTTACAATTATCTATCTGCTTGCCAGCGATACTATTATCCAATATTACAGAGAGCGTTCTCCCCTGTTTGTAGACTACTACCTTTGGGTGCTGCCTCTTACGTTATTTATCATCTATTTTGAGGTGCTCAACAACTATTTACGATCCCTTCGAGATTCCACAACAGGTTCGTTTGTAAACGAAATTCTGCAGCGTTTTATATCCATTCTAATACTTGCTGTTTACTTTTTTGAGTGGATCGGATTCCAGCAGTTCATAGCATTATTTATTTTCAGTTATCTTATTCAGCCATTAATTATCGGCATTCAAATTTGGCGGAAGAGAGAATTACAACTGACTCCTAATTTTTCAATCATACGAAAAAAACTGGTGAAGGGAATGGCCAGTTACAGCCTCTATTCCATGCTCGGTGGGCTCACAACGGTTTTTGTCTGGAATGTTGATATTATGATGCTCGGTTCTATGGCCGGTTTGGATGATACTGCCGTATATTCTATTGCATTCTACATTGTCTCAGTGATTACGGTTCCGCAGCAGTCAATTCATAAAATTGCGGCGCCTCTTATGTCCGATTTTATAAAAAAGAAGCAGTGGAAAGAGGTTGAATCCATTTACAAAAAATCTTCCCTGAATCAGCTTATTCCCGGTCTTCTCATTTTTGGTTTGATATGGATACATCTCGATAAACTATATATGCTTCTTCCCGAGGTATATGCCGCCGGTGTATGGGTGGTTTTTATTGTTGGAATCGGGAAACTTACAGCAATGATCAGTGGATTAAATGGAGTGATACTATCGAACTCAAAACACTATCGTGTCAGCTTTTATACCAATATTATCCTGGTAGCCATAACAATCATCGCCAATTACCTGCTGATTCCGACATATGGAATTGAGGGAGCGGCACTTGCTTCGGCGATGGCAATCATCATCTACAACGCCGTAAAGTATTTATATGTACTGCTAATAATGGGATTGCAACCGTTAAGTTCAAAAACTTTCTGGATACTGTTATTAGGAGCATCTACCATCTATATTACACATGTTTGGGTTGATTTTTCCTTCATTTGGCTGGATATAGCTATAAAATCGATCATTTTTCCCTTCACATTTATGGCGCCAATCCTTTACTTTAAGGTTTCTCCAGATATCAATAAACTTTTAGAATCGCTTCGGTCCTATTTAGCTCGATGA
- a CDS encoding NAD(P)H-quinone oxidoreductase, translating into MKALLIDKDSDQPVMKVGEFPDPHPEPHEILVKVEATALNRADLLQKAGNYPVPEGASPILGLEMAGVVEETGSEVTEFKQGDRVFGLLPGGGYAEYCTIHQDMAMTIPDELSFEEAAGIPEVFLTAFQAIDWLGECSKEETILIHAGASGVGTAGIQLAKHLFDARVITTAGTSQKNELCESLGSDLSINYKEEDFSDVIESEFGENCVDLIIDFVGSPYWEMNIKILGLDGRLVYLSMLGGAKVDQMNLVPILRKRLTIKGSTLRNRSDEYKIKLTKEFKQNALDLF; encoded by the coding sequence ATGAAAGCACTACTGATTGATAAGGATTCAGATCAGCCGGTGATGAAGGTTGGTGAATTTCCTGATCCCCATCCGGAACCCCATGAGATTCTCGTGAAGGTTGAAGCAACTGCACTCAACCGTGCTGATCTCCTCCAGAAAGCGGGAAACTACCCTGTTCCCGAAGGCGCTTCGCCAATACTTGGATTAGAGATGGCAGGTGTTGTAGAAGAGACCGGATCAGAAGTCACAGAATTTAAACAGGGAGATCGTGTATTCGGACTGCTACCCGGCGGCGGATACGCTGAGTATTGTACGATTCATCAGGATATGGCAATGACCATTCCGGATGAGCTTTCCTTTGAAGAAGCTGCTGGAATCCCTGAAGTTTTTTTGACCGCTTTCCAGGCAATTGATTGGCTGGGAGAATGTTCAAAAGAGGAAACGATTCTGATTCACGCCGGTGCCAGCGGAGTGGGAACGGCTGGTATACAACTGGCTAAGCATTTGTTTGATGCACGCGTCATCACAACGGCCGGAACGAGTCAAAAGAACGAACTGTGTGAAAGTTTGGGCTCTGATCTCTCCATCAACTATAAAGAAGAGGATTTTTCTGATGTGATTGAATCGGAGTTTGGAGAAAATTGTGTGGACTTGATTATCGATTTTGTGGGGTCGCCTTATTGGGAGATGAATATCAAAATTTTAGGGTTGGATGGGCGTTTAGTCTATCTGTCGATGTTAGGCGGAGCGAAAGTCGATCAGATGAATTTGGTGCCGATTTTGAGAAAACGATTGACGATCAAAGGCTCAACCCTTCGAAACAGAAGTGATGAGTATAAGATCAAACTCACAAAAGAGTTTAAACAAAATGCGCTCGATCTATTTTAA